Proteins co-encoded in one Quercus robur chromosome 8, dhQueRobu3.1, whole genome shotgun sequence genomic window:
- the LOC126694572 gene encoding autophagy-related protein 8C-like produces the protein MAKSSFKLEHPLERRQAEAARIREKYPDRIPVIVEKAERSDIPDIDKKKYLVPADLTVGQFVYVVRKRIKLSAEKAIFIFVKNILPPTAAMMSAIYEENKDEDGFLYMTYSGENTFGSF, from the exons ATGGCCAAAAGCTCCTTCAAGCTTGAACATCCccttg AAAGGAGGCAGGCAGAAGCTGCTCGAATCAGGGAGAAGTATCCTGATAGAATACCG GTTATTGTGGAGAAGGCTGAAAGAAGTGACATACCTGACATCGACAAGAAGAA GTATCTGGTTCCTGCTGATCTGACTGTTGGGCAGTTTGTATATGTGGTCCGGAAGAGGATAAAGCTCAGTGCTGAGAAGGCCATATTTATCTTTGTCAAGAACATCTTGCCACCAACTG CTGCCATGATGTCTGCCATTTATGAGGAAAACAAAGATGAGGATGGTTTCCTTTACATGACTTATAGTGGCGAGAACACTTTTGGATCATTTTGA